One window of the Montipora foliosa isolate CH-2021 chromosome 4, ASM3666993v2, whole genome shotgun sequence genome contains the following:
- the LOC138000349 gene encoding uncharacterized protein produces the protein MSISPFRQLIFSLCQELSAEDLDSMKYLLRDLLTTREIEGVSRPSDLFVFLEQRGELGSENCGLLKDIFVTIQRRDLLKKLEDFDNKQLGENERIQRDGSTRNAGSPRYRSVNKEDNNDYTTYGGHASSVSSQNNDYVNPGHEVMLREVSADIFERLGFLLNPSSSKNWIYLAGKLDYTYKQAMNYKLYPMQSTQMLLGDWSTREDATVVKLYQTLKDIGRADAAKELEPILVPAGSTVV, from the exons ATGAGCATTTCACCCTTTAGACAACTAATCTTTTCATTGTGTCAAGAGTTATCAGCTGAGGATTTGGATTCTATGAAGTACCTGCTCCGAGACTTGCTTACAACGAGAGAAATTGAAGGGGTCAGCCGCCCTTCAGacttatttgtttttcttgaacAAAGAGGTGAATTAGGAAGCGAGAATTGCGGGCTTCTCAAGGATATTTTTGTAACGATACAGCGACGAGATCTTCTAAAAAAACTGGAGGACTTCGATAATAAGCAGCTGGGTgaaaatgagcgaattcaacgTGATGGAAGTACAAGGAATGCTGGATCTCCCAGATATCGATCTGTAAATAAGGAAGACAATAATGATTATACGACTTACGGCGGCCATGCCTCTAGTGTGTCGAGCCAAAACAATGATTATGTGAATCCAG GCCATGAAGTCATGCTAAGGGAAGTAAGCGCAGACATATTTGAAAGACTGGGCTTCCTGTTAAACCCTTCTTCGTCCAAGAACTGGATTTATCTTGCAGGAAAGCTGGATTATACTTATAAGCAAGCCATGAATTACAAGTTGTATCCCATGCAAAGCACTCAGATGTTACTAGGGGACTGGTCCACAAGAGAAGATGCAACTGTGGTTAAGTTGTACCAGACTCTGAAAGACATCGGTCGAGCAGATGCTGCAAAAGAACTGGAACCCATTTTAGTACCCGCAGGCTCCACAGTGGTGTAG